In Mauremys reevesii isolate NIE-2019 unplaced genomic scaffold, ASM1616193v1 Contig72, whole genome shotgun sequence, one DNA window encodes the following:
- the LOC120394671 gene encoding netrin receptor DCC-like produces the protein MRGDEIIPVRSKKYSLLAGSNLLISNVTDDDSGTYTCIVSYKNENSSASAELTVMVNLHFQSAKNQMQKWKITSGIKCLFSFAERCSMETNHEIIHNCSYLWIEKHLSIM, from the exons ATGCGAGGAGATGAAATTATTCCTGTCAG ATCCAAAAAATATTCATTACTGGCTGGCAGTAACTTACTTATTTCTAATGTGACTGATGACGATTCTGGGACGTACACTTGCATTGTCAGCTACAAGAATGAGAACAGTAGTGCCTCTGCAGAGCTCACAGTTATGG TAAACCTACATTTCCAATCTGCAAAGAATCAAATGCAGAAATGGAAGATAACTTCTGGAATAAAATGCTTATTTAGCTTTGCTGAAAGATGCTCAATGGAAACCAACCATGAAATTATACACAACTGCAGCTATTTGTGGATTGAGAAACACCTATCGATTATGTga